The Biomphalaria glabrata chromosome 1, xgBioGlab47.1, whole genome shotgun sequence sequence ACTTAAGGCTCTATTTTGATTGTAGATGCTATGGTTTTATGTcaatttagattaaaaaaaaccaaccaacaaacttaccttcttttcttttaagtattttaGTAATTCATCCCAGTGAATATTTGAAAGTAATGATAATAAATCAATAAGTATAATGCTTATACATGGTTTTGTAATAAAGTAATTAAGGTTAACTACCTAAGTATTTATCATGGTATTTATAATATGTATGTAGCTTCATTTCTAATGTCTTAGTGTTCTAAATTTTACTTCTGAGCCATATATTTTCGGATGAAATGATAACTTTGAGCCACATTTTCTGGTTTTAAAAGATTTTGAGCCATACATTCTGGTCTAATGTTTTTGCTCAAAAATATTCTGATGTTGTTGATTCTACCTGGCGACTGAATGAGTTTTGTATAGTAGCTAAAGTAAAGCTTGTTAATCATTGTGTTGGCTACATTCGTAAATTGTAAACTCACCTTACAAACCCTCAAGGGATTTACACATAAAAAACTAAGTAATACTTAATCATTTagaattttaaatctttttaatcatttaaaataatctcttttaaaaaaaatctatgaacAGAATATAATTGGAAATGGACATAAAGGATTGAAAGATGGCCGATTGGAAATTGCAGAATTTTCATCCCCTCAAGGTGTTACTTGTGATTCTCAGAATATCTTTGTAGCAGACACAGAAAACCATTGTATTAGAAAGATCAGCTTTGAAAGTTTTGAAGTAAAAACTATATCTGGAACAGGCCATCAAGGATCTGATAAAATTGGAGGAAATGTGTTTCAATCTCAGGCACTTTCATCACCTTGGGATGTTTTGATTGGATATACTCCAGATGGTCAGTTTGTTTAAACATGTTAACCTGTTTATCATCTTTACATTATCTATAACATTTTCACCTGTGAGACTTGCAATCATGACCAGTTGAGTTCTCTTTAGTCTCAACTAGAATCCTCCTGAAAATTCCTCCATTTCTTAATGTTGTCTTCTAACTCTAACTGTGCTATAACACCAAGATGTTACATAAACCAATTGACTATTTATTAAGGTGGATCGAGTGCACTTATCATGCTATAAGACTGAAGAAGCAATTTAAAAAGCAACTCCATCTCCTATTCATTTTCaggattctatttttttaaataacttttaacttaacattttttactaaaatgtattttacattCTTTAGATCTTCTTGTTGTTAAGAAaactttattttcaaacaacTTTGTATATATTACTtggttataattatattaaataatCAGCTGACAATATGAGGTACAGCAACTTTGACCTGAAATTGTAAGGATACACTAATAGATTCATGCCTTAGATGAGGAAACTAATAGCCTTTGGTTAAAGGACTGATCACAGAAGACTTGTAACCATTGTTCACAGAAATATGTTAACTGAACCTTATCTGTCTATGATAGTCCTTGAAGTGAAACTTAATGTTTGTGGTGGCTTAATAATATACACACAACTTCTgaatcaagtttaaattttagtGAAGGCTGTGCACTGGCCACAAGGAAGTTATCcttggtcatagaaacagagaatacatgtaggccactagatctctagagaaacatttataaaattaatgaaagtattGTAAaggaaagatattttttttaaactatgatttaaaatctctttttgattttttttttaaaggtactaCATCATTGCTGTTTATTGCAATGGCAGGCTCACATCAGATTtgggtttattttttaaatgataccCTCTGGTACAGCAAGTATGTACATAGAActttatgaaataaataatattaggGAATATaacttttcaactttttttttgtatcagtaGAGGGGTGAACAATCTGtgcttttctttaaaaaaaaaataccatgcCACCCATGACAGTGACATTTGGTTTATCAATCATTGGTTAACCAAAATGTATTCACAAGAGGATAGACAATAGTAGTAGATATTGATTTGAGTTTCTGTGATTGTTAAAAGTGAAACACATTACTATGTCATTGATATTTGCAAATAAATCCAATATATCTTTTTAAACTTACCTGTCTAAAcatgagaaaaaaaactaaGGTTGACATGTAGAATCATTAATGACTAGTTAGTGAATACCTGCCCCTTTAATAGAAACCTACAAGAATGATTCCCTGTCctataaattttattacttcAAAGGTACCATTCTGTCTAGCGCTTTTAAATTCTGAGTTAAACCAAGTGTCTGAGAGATAGACCATAATGGTGTAATGAAATTTGTATATAAATTAAGCAAACATATAAACCATATTAATGTACATTAGTGTATTGGAGAGGCGAGCATAGCTTGATGTGTGTAAAAAATACAAAGGAGAAGTAAACATGatgtgtataaattattgaGTATTTGTTTAGGTGGTCAAGCGGCCTTGTCACAAGTGTATTGTTATATAACATCACAGTTTGTTTCTCTTCTAATACatttgttacagaactagaaCTCTCAGCCCAAAGcttttgactatttttttaacattgtttcTTTGAACTACGGTATGTCTCAGAGCTAGTTTTGTAGTGCTTCCATACTTTAGAAAAGTATGCAGTCAGATTTTGATTTAACATATTAGTTTGCCACTCTATAAATCCTGAATTTTgggagagtaaaaaaaaaaaagcgtaccGGTAAATGTATCATGCTAGTTAAAATGTAtgtttaaaattacaaaaaaacaaaactggcATATATGAACTATATTTATTACTATCACTATTAACTTTATTAAGATGAGATCTATACAATAACAATTTCCCTCTGCTGTGAACCAGTATATGATGAACCCATTGTCAGTGAACCAAATGTCATTGAGCCATTTGTCATGGCAACAATTTTTGCTAAGCCAAGTGTCAATGAACCAGTTCTTGGTTAGCCATAGTTCTCTCAGCCTACTGAACCATTTGTCTGGAACAAACCTTTTGTCTTTGAACCACTTGTTGTGCAACCCCATGAAAGTGTACCATACTGTAGTTCTCTTTTAAGACCTAAGACCTAAATAAAATCTTATCAAATTGGCTGCTGAAATAGATGTACTAAAAATGCAGGCTATTTCACTGATTATGACACCCATTCATatctaaaattttaatttcggtCAGCCTCATATTCCTAGAGAATCCTGTTGTATATCATCTTTAACAGACTGTTCCAAGCATAGCAAACATTTTTAAGTGTTGGTCGTACGGACATCACTTATTGCTTCTAATTTGACCTTTTTCATTTTGCATTACTGACACCCATTACAGATGATATTAGTTGTTGATTAACATTACTTAAAATATTCTCAATTTAGCACCCccccacgttttttttttccttcaattttttttctttctgaccTTCCAATCAGCTATTGATTTGATTTTGGATTTTTCTGTACAAAATTGATTAACATGTACTAAAAAGTAGTATAACTATTCATCTTAATATCCATATGCTAGAATTTAAATTACTTactgtaaatattttgtttgttattatcatTCAGATCCTATGTGTCTGGAACATGTCTGTGTTTTGCTGGTTCAGGACAAGAGGAAAACAGAAATAATTCTTATCCAGATAAAGCTAGCTTTGCCCAGCCCTCAGGCTTAGCTTTGTCTATGGAAGATTCTAAGGGGAAACTTTATATTGCTGACAGTGAGAGCTCTTCAGTGCGTTATATATCTCTATCTGATGGCAAAGTTTGTGGACTGGTTGGTGGAGAGAGAGATCCTACTGTAAGTTCTATTCTACAAGTAGCCATAAAATACGTCCAATTATTTAAGATAATTACCTCAACAAAAAAATCggcaattaaattttaattataattatctttttaaacGAAAACATGATTAAATCTGCCTgttctctttccttttttttaaaacaaaacttatatcaactcactctgtctgactttCTGGTACAAATTGAAGGCACTAGTGCGAGAAGGTGGTTAAgtcatatttttatgaaaattgaaGTTACAAATTGTAATGCTCTGTGCACCTTCTGACAAGATTTCCATTGTATTTAAGAGTAGAATTGTGTACATAGTCCCATTGACAAATGTACAGCTGGGGGGCTGTGTCCAGCCATAGCCACTTTATGCATGAAACCTGACCACCTTCTTTCACTTAATTGTGTTaacaaaaggaaaataatttacCTGTCAATCTACTGGATTTGTCTATTTGGACTTGACCCCCTTCTTAGATTGACAGAAAAGTAAATTATGGAGAATTGCCCCAGATCCCTAAGATTGCACAGTGGAAAATTGTCAATTAAGACTGGAAACACTAAAGGCCTTTCAATATTGAACATGTTGTTTCTCCCtcttctctgatcaagttgaaactttgcacagttattcattgttcctaacaaaagtatgaattattaaaaaaaaataaaccaattagttaattagtatTGTTTGTTAATgaagaagggaaataaatgttacagcattgatttatatacatatgtctgtaaatgtggagttctcccccttatttatttatgtttaaaacaGTTTTATATAAGAAAAGCACACCATAAAGTTCTTACCATTTCTCTATAAGATTTTAATGATATTGTTTGTATTCAGCACAAAGTATTATTTTTGGTTACAAATTAGAATTTATTTGCCTTTGGTGATACTGATGGAATTGGGATCAATGCAAAGCTTCAACATCCACTTGGTGTTGCTGTACTTGATGAGCAACTAATTATAGCAGACTCATATAACCATAAGGTTGGTTGGtgatttactttatatatatatattatatatttgtttagaTCAAAACTCTTCGTCTATGAGACAgagattatttgtttttgtattattgtCATACTGAACCTTTTGAAATGCACATTTGGTATGAATGCACCTTGGAACATTCATAATATATGTAAAATATCCCAAAAGGTCAATTAGGTCTTAAGAAATCTTTGAAAACTAAGTGTGACAACATTTGTTGATGGTGAGATGTGTTGtcatgccggggattttacttgaattcaatagttaacaaaaatgacgatctagaatcacaattgacgattctttgataaaacaaaactctggaactttatttaaacacaACGTAAGTATactttatgtacaaattacaaatcaatgagcaagAGACATATTATAAAGGCTTTTCAAATAGAGCTCTTAGAAACACGACTGTCTACAAGGACCTAATATTATCCACTGACgtttactaccgccaattctctggcgctaactcttttcaaaaaatgtctttgtttaatttcaaatcaaccaatagatttcaaacatactaattacgtcccttgggtaaatcctgacttgaatgtcaagtgtctaaatttgaggattaaatcctgagactcatgtcgagggcttatatttctttcaaaagtgaaatgtacaaacaattctataatgtaatctgtgacatattaccccccccctccatttagcatttgtatggtaatagaaatgctcatatgtatacataaaataccatacatgaaactatagaaaaatggttgaggtaacatatgacaaaataaagtcaacttggagataaaaaatatgtaaatgcagtgaataaaattattgatgactttgaatacctgtctcactattcaagtggttatgaaaatgagacaatgcttgtcatgaacaatatcaaaagttgtacaaggcataatacttggataaattaaatcttgaattgaataggttacttctcttcatggtgccttatgatgaaattaaaatatgacaatacaaaactgatatactacacctgtggaagaaaaatatatatacaattatgtTAAGAATTAAATACATCTGGAAAGTGTGTCAGCGAAGACGTTCTCACGTCCAGGAATTGTCTTGACCTCAAATTGGTAGTCTGTGAGTTGTAGACTCCAACGAGTTAAACGACTGTTCGCTAACTTCTTTGAGTTCAGAAATGCTAGTGGTGCATGATCAGTTAGGAGTGTGAAATGAGCACCTAGTAGATATCTGGAGAACTTGGCTATggcccatacaatggctagacaTTCCCGTTCGATGGTTGAGTATCTGGTTTCAGCTGGTGACAACTTCCTGCTGATGAAAAATACTGGGTGCAAAGTCTCTTGGCATTTCTGTGAAGTGTCTTGGTATTTCTGCATTAGGCATGCACCTATAGCTGAAGATGAAGCATCTGTGGCGAGGTAAAATTGCTTCTCTGGATTCGGAAGTTTGAGAATAGTGTCTCTTGAGAATTCAGCTTTAATGTTCTCAACCGTGGTATGTAGCTCTGTCGACCATGGAATCTTCGTTGGTTGTCCTTTCTTAGTGAGTTCAATCAATGGAGCTATGAGTGCTGTGTAACCTGGTATGAAATGTCTGTAGAAATTACACAGACCCAAAATACTTCTCACTTGCTTTTTACTGGTGGGGACTTTGATGTCTAGTATGCGttgaataatgttctcttgaggtctcagcgaattgtagctgactttataacccaggaaggatatttctgacatggctagttctaccttactaggctttatggtaaaaccatgttgtttcagtatgctgaaaacttcttgtagtcctttgatatgttcgttccatgtcttatggaatatgcaaatgtcatctatatatgacactgtgtcagagcgattgcctagtatgctgtgaatggctctattaaaggtgctgctggcgttgactagaccaaatggcatgaagttgaaatggaatagtccataagctgtggtgaatgccgtaaactgtttgcattcttgtctgactggtatttggtaataacctctggataggtctattttggtgaagaactttgcctctgaaaattggtcataagatcttcaggatttggcataggATATGAGTCGAGTTGGGTTATTTTATTCAACTGTCTGAAGTCGACACACATTCTTGGAGTTGTCGTTTGCttccgtttgacaagaactattggtgcagcatatggagagttggaatgttcaatgattccttgctctaatagttggttaatttcttgtttaagaaagtctctgtagtgtactggtaatgggtaaggtcttgcttttgtaggcttggaatcagtaagtattatattgtgttccgcaattgacgttttgcctggaacatctgtaaatatgtctgaattttctttgagaatggtagtcaGTTCTTTCTGCTTTTGCGGTGTCATTGAATTAAGTTTGATGTCTTGCCAAAATTCAGTTtgtttggtagttgtttgtGGCATATTGATGTCGTCAAATTCGGACGTGTTGTTTTCATCTTCTTCTGGTATGACTGCAAGACATGATATggctctttcattttgttctggGCTTGTGGTACCTTCTGTTattgtgttatatttttgtaacatgttgacgtgatagattttctttttgttgtgtatGTATATCTCATAGTCAACATCtgttatctttctgagtatggagaatggaccttgccatttgatgAATAGTCTGTTGCTTTTGTCTGGTAGTAACAGACATACTTGATCTCCTGGTTCAAATTGTTTCAGTGTTCTGTTTCTATTGACTCTCATTCTGGTATTGGAGTTTGCTATGACTGTGGCTTCATTTGCTTTTTCACATGCAGATATGACTATGTTTCTGGTATCTTGCACATGTTGAAACGCTGTCTTGGTTTCTGATGAGATTGAGTTTTGGCGAATAATAGCTTCTTTGAGGATTGCCATTGGTCCTCGTGGGTTGGCGCCATAAACCATCTCGAAAGGTGAGAATCCTGTGGTTTCTTGAGGACTTTCTCTGTATGCAAACAGAGCTGCTGGTAGCAATAAGTCCCAATTCTGCGGATTGTCGTGTGCTATTTTTGAAATGCACCTCTTCAAAGTACCGTTGAATCGTTCGCAAAGCCCGTTGCTTTGGGGATGATAGGGCGTTGTGAACTTCATCTTGATGTGGTACATGTTCATGAAGTCTTTGGTAATGTCAGCTGTGAACTGTGTGCCTCTGTCAGAGAGGATAACTTCTGGGAAACCAATTCTGGAAAATATCTCTGACAAAGCTCTGGTGATGTCAAGCGCTGTAATGTTGACTAGAGGTACTGCTTCTGTCCATCTTGTACATGTGTCAATCAATGTCAGGACATATAGATGGTTTCTTGCTGAAGCTACTGGCATAGGACCAATCAAATCAACTGAGACTTTTTGGAATGGCTTGTCTGTCAATTCCATATCCTGAATAGGTGCCTGTGATTTGTTGTTCTTAGGTCCTTTGACTTGGCAAATATGACATGACTTCACGTATTTCTTGACGTCTTTAATGATACTTGGccaataaaattctttgaggATTCTGGCTTTGGTTTTGACTACACCCATATGGCTGGCGTGTGGAATGTTATGTCCTGTTGCCAGTATTTCTTTCCTGTATTTCTGTGGCACTATTATTTGCTGAACGGTATTGTCTTTATGCATGGCATTTTTCACCAGgaggccatcttgaaaatatggTTTATTTGGTAGATTCAGCTGTTTGTTTGCTTGAGCCTTCTGATAGAGTATTTGCAATGTTGGATCTCGCTTCTGTTCTTCTTTGAAGTCATCATGTGTGAAATATgacttgtcttgatggacttcagtttgaccagttagagttcttgtatcattgctagagactctgggcatgtcgtcttgttcttcaaagttcaacaatggacattcgggaattggaggtggacttatgaccggtagggatgggcttgatgtaactgggggtgtccatgttgagtgttcttgattgttgctggctactggactagtaactggttctgttgcattctgcataacttgagtaactgaggtagccatgtgattattttggctaacttgttcaggtgccaaatgttcttgttgtctggacatggatcttgtcattactgccaaacatttttgaccttgctctatggcatttgtccattcagtaagttcttgaggagtgcattctttaactccttctatgtttccaatgattaggtccactggtagattgggtgttactaatgcttttgtttgaccactgaagaatggtgtggtaatataaatgatggcttcaggtaacttgctgacagttccgttgaatgcagtggcttggacgtggttgcctgtgaaacggtttgcgtgtacgaagcgttcatgtactaatgtggacgtgcttccggtgtcacgaagaacttccaccttcttgtctcctacaaagcctggataaaatttgagaccattggattttgcaatgactgtcatagttgagtgctcattgtaatagcttctgttatatgagcttctatttggcatatattgtggtctggagtcccgtgaatgacttctgtagcgaggtttgttgttatctggtttattatttctaggtgctttgttgagattgtattgctctctattgctgtatctttgagttggtgatgtgggtctatcaaaattttgatttttggagactgcctgttttttccaacattcatgagtttggtgaccctttttatggcaatatgaacattctgtggttctgctgcggcattgagacgtgaaatgccctagtttatgacatttgttgcatttgactttgtcatctgacttatatcttgcatttttgtcttgagcaaagcaaacaaaattttcttcaacagatggtttgactgacttgtttggataggctgctctatattgtctgatgatcttggttaatgtctgtatatcagtaggatttctctctataatgtaggattgaatatcttctgagtgagcatgggtgatgttgtcgataataatatgttgacgaatagcttggtaactttcttctatttttgccatggatacccatctatcaaaccacattgacatattagctacaaaaatttgaggatcatcattttgctgtggcctttcattatagaatttctttctatagttggctgaagttgctccgtattggcgcagtagagcttccttgatatcagagtaagtgctgcgttcattgatggacagttgtgagcaaatgttgacagctttgccagtcaaaagggtgaggagtgagctcgaccaatgtgcttcaggtagaccggatgttgtagctatttcttcaaatcttatgagatacgagtccatattgtcaatgttttcgttgaaagccgatattttgttcataaatctgtatttgtcaaacaaacttgagtgaccttgaattggaatgctttctttattttctttattttgcctttcgaattccattttttctttttcatgttgtctttgcttttcggcgtcttgcctttgtttttcagattcttgtaattttttttcttctaattgcatgcgtttttcagattcttgcctttgtttttcagattcttgcctttgtttttcagattcttgcctttgtttttcagattcttgcctttgtttttcagcttcttgctcttgatattctttctcttcttgtttctctgcccactggtctggctttggaatttgcttttctttggctaatTCTATCAATTCGAAGagtcgttgtgttctagaactggaagccatatttaatttttttgttagtttcttgtattggagcaaaatgttcaatatctggattttggctttatctcagatataataataatataatgaaaaagttcttgaagcctcaatttgctaataaattcttgacagtagacttgtagttactggagtcgtatgattgaatatatagatctattgagccgatgtacttttttactggtttaacagttggttaaatctggtcttctgtttactttgtgctgcacaaatgattatttactggtcttctttataacgccagttatttgatttactggtcttctttataacgccagttattatgtatattggtcttattccttttgccaattacatataataatagatttcgtgagttagacgtaactctaacgaaaatctttataaaagaattatcaataaccaactgacctgttaaacacagaaattctgtcctccgttaaataagaatgaagttcctttgaagagtttagaaattggtcctagatcttgaataaatttcgttaaaagttgtccatgaacttttgttCGTCGGAGAGTGTCAGATGTGACAACATTTGTTGATGGTGAGATGTGTTGtcatgccggggattttacttgaattcaatagttaacaaaaatgacgatctagaatcacaattgacgattctttgataaaacaaaactctggaactttatttaaacacaacgtaagtacagtttatgtacaaattacaaatcaatgagcaagAGACATATTATAAAGGCTTTTCAAATAGAGCTCTTAGAAACACGACTGTCTACAAGGACCTAATATTCTCCACTGACgtttactaccgccaattctctggcgctaactcttttcaaaaaatgtctttgtttaatttcaaatcaaccaatagatttcaaacatactaattacgtcccttgggtaaatcctgacttgaatgtcaagtgtctaaatttgaggattaaatcccgagactcatgtcgagggcttatatttctttcaaaagtgaaatgtacaaacaattctataatgtaatctgtgacactaAGGCTACAAGTTATAGTGGGCTTACTAAATAACCTTATGAAATTGTAACATCCCCATTGacttataataaatgaaatgttatcatgaaatccccatattgatgaattttttaaaaatgaagcaAAGTATTCagatttaataaatacatttttgctAATCAAATATGAACATAAAATGTAAATgatatttaaccttggttagaccaatatcaGAAAATGTGTCTTCTGTTTGGGatcttcaactcaagaaaatataaagGAAACAGATTACACACAAAATAGAGCCATGAGATTTAAATAACCattttaaaatcacaaaataaatAGAGACACCTCATCACAACAGACTTAAAAGttagtagcaataatacatgtAACACTGTACCATTacttacaaacacaaaaacacaacataatgaaatacccagaaagacacaaagataaaagcacatttcttattccatatactaagactaattcatacaagtgcttcttcttccctggTGTCATTAAAGCATGGAGCAGGCTGCCTGAAGcagccaggaaagccaatgacttggcagagtttaagtctctaaataacatgcacaactagattaacacatggatatgGTAAGGACTTAACTGTCTTCtcttttgtaatttataagataagacaatatTGGTTTCTTTAAAGATACCTTCTATactaaatattcaaataaacaGATCAAGACTGTAGATCTCAAGACCCTGAGGTGTGAAACTTTAGCTGGCACTGGTCAGCCAGGTTCTTCAATGTTTGCAAGTGACTTCAAAAAGAGTGAATTCAATGAGCCTGGAGGTGTCTGTGTCAACGCCAAGGATAAGCTTATTTACATAGCCGACACAAATAATCATGACATCAAAGTAATTGATCTCAAAGATGGCACAATCTTTAAGGTTTGCTGTGCTTTtcctttatttaatttttaatattaaggatatatatattctttataaagaatataaaaattaaaataatgttgaGGACTGAAAAAGTTCATTTGATTTCAGTATATTCAAATGATTCCCATTTAGATAGAATGAAAGTTATTTTGCACTTTATATATTTGATCTGAAGCTAACTGGAATTTACAATCAAGTCTCATCAATTTATGGAATGTATGGCGATTCATATTGTAAAGTGTTCACATTTTCATAACCTAGATACTTGGCAGGTACTAGTAACCATCCCTGTTAGGTACAACTATCTTAAAGGTAGACTAAGTACTTAAGCTACCAATGCACCATGTATAATATTTACTGTCTAAGTCCACTGGCTCCTACATTAGGATAACACTATACAAAAAAGGTCCACATAATAAGTTAATTCACCTCTGTAACTATTTATGAGAATGATATGCAACCATAATGAAGTGCTTTTATAAAGagcacacatttttttacattagtcatactttttaaagttgtatatGGATTGCATTACTTTTATGTTTAAAGTTACTGATAAATCTTAATTTAAAATGCTGCTTCTGATTTGTTTTATATCAGCTGCCTATAATATTTAGTAGTgctaaagaagaagaagaaaaaaaaaatgtaacttctGCAGTGTGTGAAACAACAGAAAGTGATTTGATCTCCCTTCCAGATGTtgttttgacacatgaaatgacAAGTGTTACTCTAAGACTTCCATTGGGACTTGCAGAAGATGAACACCTGAATGCGCTAGCACCTAACACTTGGTTACTTTCTGGGATGGGTAAGCTATGAATAC is a genomic window containing:
- the LOC106065572 gene encoding NHL repeat-containing protein 2-like isoform X1; its protein translation is MTTSIFDLLGIIADFEETLNINDINESRSNNREKIVSHLQKMDKINFKVPEFTPDLEWLNVSQPLKMYDHLKGKIVVLDFFTYCCINCMHILPDLKLVEERYPLDAGVVIVGVHSAKFLNERVTSNILSAILRYNIQHPVVNDKNATLWQELAVSCWPTLVFLGPKGQIIHSIAGEGPRDKLLLFLDVATQYYSSELQPSDLPISLSKNEATLSQLIYPGKICYWPERHQLVIADTGNHRIIVTDVNGIVQNIIGNGHKGLKDGRLEIAEFSSPQGVTCDSQNIFVADTENHCIRKISFESFEVKTISGTGHQGSDKIGGNVFQSQALSSPWDVLIGYTPDGTTSLLFIAMAGSHQIWVYFLNDTLWYSKSYVSGTCLCFAGSGQEENRNNSYPDKASFAQPSGLALSMEDSKGKLYIADSESSSVRYISLSDGKVCGLVGGERDPTNLFAFGDTDGIGINAKLQHPLGVAVLDEQLIIADSYNHKIKTVDLKTLRCETLAGTGQPGSSMFASDFKKSEFNEPGGVCVNAKDKLIYIADTNNHDIKVIDLKDGTIFKLPIIFSSAKEEEEKKNVTSAVCETTESDLISLPDVVLTHEMTSVTLRLPLGLAEDEHLNALAPNTWLLSGMDEESDTFVSLLDKSKIKGRLDDFLYNATSGLASVTLQLPLSAANGKLTLKISVHVFVCNSKSNMCLPPKWVFFKQVVRH
- the LOC106065572 gene encoding NHL repeat-containing protein 2-like isoform X2, with the protein product MAMENLQVQKIRNHIRYLEWLNVSQPLKMYDHLKGKIVVLDFFTYCCINCMHILPDLKLVEERYPLDAGVVIVGVHSAKFLNERVTSNILSAILRYNIQHPVVNDKNATLWQELAVSCWPTLVFLGPKGQIIHSIAGEGPRDKLLLFLDVATQYYSSELQPSDLPISLSKNEATLSQLIYPGKICYWPERHQLVIADTGNHRIIVTDVNGIVQNIIGNGHKGLKDGRLEIAEFSSPQGVTCDSQNIFVADTENHCIRKISFESFEVKTISGTGHQGSDKIGGNVFQSQALSSPWDVLIGYTPDGTTSLLFIAMAGSHQIWVYFLNDTLWYSKSYVSGTCLCFAGSGQEENRNNSYPDKASFAQPSGLALSMEDSKGKLYIADSESSSVRYISLSDGKVCGLVGGERDPTNLFAFGDTDGIGINAKLQHPLGVAVLDEQLIIADSYNHKIKTVDLKTLRCETLAGTGQPGSSMFASDFKKSEFNEPGGVCVNAKDKLIYIADTNNHDIKVIDLKDGTIFKLPIIFSSAKEEEEKKNVTSAVCETTESDLISLPDVVLTHEMTSVTLRLPLGLAEDEHLNALAPNTWLLSGMDEESDTFVSLLDKSKIKGRLDDFLYNATSGLASVTLQLPLSAANGKLTLKISVHVFVCNSKSNMCLPPKWVFFKQVVRH